One genomic segment of Methanocorpusculum sp. includes these proteins:
- a CDS encoding 2-isopropylmalate synthase, protein MIVLFGYKNIRFLDTTLRDGEQTPGVSLTPVQKLKIAEELSAIGVNVIEAGSAIASEGEREAIKLISDAGLNAEICTYARAKTEDIDLAVKCGVDSVHLVVPVSDLHITKKLGKTREEVYAMAMETVAYAKERGLTVELSGEDSSRADQEYLARLFRDGVAHGADRLCFCDTVGLLTPERTAEVIPPLCFAPLSIHCHNDLGLALSNTISALRSGATCAHTTINGMGERAGNVPFEEVVMVLEKLYGYDTGIDTTKIYALSTLVSQMTKIPLAANKPIVGGMAFTHESGIHAHGLLRDPTTYEPMSPETVGRKRRIVLGKHSGTASVQSALKELGYEPGEKHLAEIVARVKKVGDMGMKVTDADVMAIADSVMLLECKPVISLKQFTVVSGSNAIPTASATMFVNGVKVTGAATGTGPVDATIKVLQQSVAQFGDITLEEFHVDAINGGTDALVDVTVKMRKDGRVLTSRGARTDIVEASVEAVIAGMNRLLRDENENRRSNTD, encoded by the coding sequence GTGATTGTTTTATTTGGCTATAAAAACATCCGTTTCCTGGACACGACACTTCGTGACGGGGAACAGACGCCGGGCGTCTCTCTGACACCCGTACAGAAACTGAAAATCGCAGAAGAACTTTCCGCAATCGGCGTGAATGTGATCGAGGCTGGATCCGCGATCGCTTCCGAAGGCGAAAGAGAGGCTATAAAGCTGATATCTGACGCGGGACTCAACGCAGAGATCTGCACATATGCGCGAGCAAAGACCGAAGATATCGATCTTGCCGTGAAATGCGGTGTGGATTCGGTGCATCTTGTAGTTCCGGTTTCTGACCTTCATATAACCAAAAAACTCGGGAAAACCCGCGAAGAAGTCTATGCAATGGCAATGGAAACCGTTGCATATGCCAAAGAGAGAGGGCTTACTGTCGAACTCTCGGGCGAAGATTCTTCGAGGGCAGATCAGGAATATCTGGCCCGACTTTTTAGAGATGGAGTAGCACACGGAGCTGACAGGCTTTGTTTCTGTGATACCGTAGGGCTGTTAACGCCTGAAAGGACCGCAGAGGTTATCCCGCCTTTATGCTTCGCACCCCTGAGCATCCATTGTCACAATGACCTTGGACTGGCTCTTTCGAATACTATCTCGGCGTTAAGATCGGGAGCTACCTGTGCCCACACGACCATCAACGGGATGGGCGAACGTGCAGGAAACGTGCCCTTCGAAGAGGTTGTGATGGTGCTTGAAAAGCTATACGGTTATGATACCGGGATCGATACGACCAAGATCTATGCACTGTCGACCCTTGTATCGCAGATGACAAAGATACCGCTCGCAGCCAATAAGCCGATCGTCGGCGGAATGGCATTTACCCATGAAAGCGGGATCCATGCACACGGACTCCTGCGGGATCCGACGACATATGAACCAATGTCGCCTGAAACGGTAGGAAGAAAACGAAGAATCGTTCTTGGAAAACATTCTGGAACCGCGTCGGTTCAGTCGGCCCTGAAGGAACTTGGTTACGAACCCGGAGAAAAACATCTTGCCGAGATCGTTGCGCGAGTCAAGAAAGTCGGTGATATGGGCATGAAAGTGACCGATGCCGATGTTATGGCGATCGCAGATTCGGTGATGCTCCTTGAATGCAAACCGGTGATCAGCCTTAAACAGTTCACGGTCGTAAGCGGGAGTAACGCGATTCCGACGGCATCGGCAACGATGTTCGTAAACGGGGTGAAGGTTACGGGAGCCGCTACCGGGACCGGTCCGGTCGATGCGACCATCAAGGTCCTTCAGCAGTCGGTCGCCCAGTTCGGCGACATCACGCTTGAGGAGTTTCATGTGGATGCGATCAACGGTGGAACAGATGCGCTGGTCGATGTAACGGTGAAAATGAGAAAGGATGGGAGGGTTCTGACCTCCCGGGGTGCCAGAACGGATATCGTAGAGGCAAGTGTCGAGGCGGTAATAGCAGGCATGAATAGATTACTGAGAGATGAGAATGAAAACAGGCGCAGCAATACTGATTGA
- a CDS encoding 2-isopropylmalate synthase encodes MGSEQSLRKWRIAFYCDKSTVNTNKRVTILDTTLRDGEQTPGVSFTLEQKIEIAHQLSDIGVDVIEAGFPASSDVEFETVKRICAEEGIRPLICGLARSVKADVDRCIEAGVDMVHVFIPASEIQRTYTIKKSHAEVLAITREIITYARSKCDHVMFSPMDATRTKPSELVEVCKAADEAGVTIINIPDTVGVSTPSMMKPLVAMIRENVKCKIDVHCHNDFGLATANTIAAVEGGADQIQVTVNGIGERAGNADLAQTVMILKSIYGMETNIQTEKLVETSRLVSRLSQIAVLPIQPVVGDNAFSHESGIHSHGVMANPGTFEPGIMTPEMVGHRRRLKLGKHVGKHAVRQMLEDVNVNPSDPELDMIVAKVKEISGRGRKVTEFDLFEIAKSITGSHDDKKMIELDDISVFTGSHTIPTASVRVVVHGENKTCSRTGDGPVDAAMKALLAIAPGKVQLKSFKIEAISGGSDALGCVTIEVEDEKGRIFDAAASNSDIVIASAEAMVNALNVVYRSGGFDR; translated from the coding sequence ATGGGATCGGAGCAGTCACTGCGAAAGTGGCGGATTGCATTCTATTGCGATAAAAGTACAGTCAACACGAACAAAAGAGTGACTATTTTAGACACCACACTTCGTGATGGTGAACAGACTCCCGGCGTGTCATTCACACTGGAGCAAAAAATTGAAATCGCGCATCAGCTGTCCGATATCGGCGTTGATGTGATTGAAGCTGGCTTTCCGGCATCTTCGGATGTCGAATTTGAAACGGTCAAGAGGATCTGTGCTGAAGAGGGTATCCGCCCCCTGATATGCGGACTCGCACGCTCAGTAAAAGCGGATGTGGATCGTTGTATCGAGGCCGGCGTTGATATGGTCCATGTGTTTATTCCCGCATCTGAGATCCAGAGAACCTATACCATCAAAAAAAGTCATGCAGAAGTCCTGGCAATTACCCGGGAGATCATTACGTATGCACGTTCAAAGTGCGATCATGTGATGTTCTCACCGATGGATGCGACCAGAACAAAACCGTCAGAGCTGGTCGAAGTCTGTAAAGCAGCAGATGAAGCCGGCGTGACGATAATCAACATTCCCGACACCGTCGGCGTAAGCACTCCGTCGATGATGAAACCCCTCGTCGCGATGATCCGCGAAAACGTCAAATGCAAAATCGACGTGCATTGCCACAACGATTTCGGTCTGGCGACCGCAAACACCATTGCAGCAGTTGAAGGCGGAGCTGATCAGATCCAGGTCACCGTCAACGGTATCGGCGAGCGGGCAGGAAATGCGGATCTGGCCCAGACGGTCATGATCCTGAAATCGATCTATGGAATGGAAACCAACATTCAGACAGAAAAACTGGTCGAAACATCAAGACTGGTTTCCAGATTATCACAGATCGCCGTCCTCCCAATCCAACCGGTAGTGGGCGACAATGCATTCTCGCACGAAAGCGGGATCCACTCCCACGGCGTAATGGCAAACCCGGGAACATTTGAACCCGGGATCATGACGCCCGAAATGGTGGGTCACCGAAGACGCTTAAAGCTTGGAAAGCATGTTGGAAAACATGCCGTTCGGCAGATGCTGGAGGACGTAAACGTAAATCCGTCCGACCCGGAACTGGACATGATCGTCGCAAAGGTCAAGGAGATCTCCGGACGCGGACGAAAAGTAACCGAGTTCGACCTTTTCGAGATCGCAAAAAGCATCACCGGCAGTCATGATGACAAAAAAATGATCGAGCTGGATGATATTTCGGTATTTACCGGAAGCCATACGATCCCGACGGCAAGCGTACGGGTCGTGGTCCACGGGGAAAACAAAACCTGTTCCAGAACAGGAGATGGTCCTGTGGATGCAGCAATGAAGGCGCTTTTAGCGATCGCGCCGGGAAAAGTTCAGTTAAAGAGCTTTAAAATCGAGGCGATATCAGGCGGGAGCGATGCGCTCGGCTGTGTCACCATCGAAGTTGAAGACGAGAAAGGCAGGATCTTTGATGCAGCTGCT